In Drosophila santomea strain STO CAGO 1482 chromosome 3L, Prin_Dsan_1.1, whole genome shotgun sequence, a single window of DNA contains:
- the LOC120448290 gene encoding ras guanine nucleotide exchange factor B isoform X3 → MLKLVDRNAGERAQLTSDVATLSVRLAQANFNIAKLQREIERYKADISLAIQLLQCKPDSFVSQKVSSLPIDIQSKVSAYMRLETNSHSDSECSNSGVGVATTASYKVLPASDSPPPSACPFPPTAMVYSMRGIGRYAANGNTTTNPQQQSNQLTNNNTSNNKDALNNNNVNNNSNNNCNNQTNTNISNNNQGISNPDMISPTIMAKFLEDELKANEVKHCDTCQCSKQDLQVLADVSRSYSVATQTPHQLQLQASGLNEPLTTTQLCLRCHSNLNSPSRTNSPYLMKMVKSSDSVISETKSSVSDLNDMDKLFIPAKKDDLMVNPILGHHRLCERTAIAGQSAEFGNGKLTTSTMMYPTTHLGAYAAEKYLLETSNLGQLRNGYQRRFLDGGGTALQLLNKYEASAVGVVHGELEDESSKPLLSGVSQPSLLEAEQTAPQQSVVPAKLEDVCEPQPNKPVAPSAPPGSTASAVPPSGTQLKSTNSGSVQSLWSNKTSSCEGAKMFETFNRNLIKTIKAENPKYRGPRLCAMRIQQNGQSNILLDNLESIETYTPVIYKRREKLLDEELNDGKDIITSKESNAQSVVEAWQGPAAPHENVALQPVLEPQVETAELEPVEIKPGEQATNPGVNSPKHSANSSSISDAIDYQESVLLRRQQLSRVAEWVQHNTQQLEQRNLQQAPPTSDSNSGTERQSSYSTLDRMDSISIEKLSMDSGYKTTPQQLTNGYPEKSTEDSLSPKTDITSNSLPENPSASVVPPKKTELCTTYYRRTTRSGLPVAYTTVAGAPVDSSPPGESTSSGSEALICPEQPTCDILNYKYYPNDTDKTRSVQAELHTTTQNVDIAQMEYNVKQFLLKQNEWSMNGGAAGATPSAVLQGSGAAARMLQRRILGPGVGERVRMATPGGAVATKTNKTTSQSSNNLTPHRTETNL, encoded by the exons GAACGCTACAAGGCCGACATTAGCCTGGCCATACAATTGCTGCAGTGCAAGCCGGATAGTTTTGTGTCCCAAAAAGTGTCATCG CTACCGATTGATATTCAATCGAAGGTGTCGGCGTACATGAGACTGGAGACGAACTCCCATTCCGATTCCGAGTGCAGCAATAgcggagtgggcgtggccaccaCAGCTTCCTATAAAGTGCTTCCGGCCTCCGATTCGCCGCCCCCCTCCGCCTGCCCCTTCCCGCCCACGGCCATGGTGTATTCGATGAGGGGAATCGGTAGGT ATGCCGCCAATGGGAACACGACCACGAATCCTCAACAGCAGTCGAATCAACTCACGAATAACAAtaccagcaacaacaaggacgcactcaacaacaacaatgttaataacaacagcaataacaactgCAATAATCAAACCAATACAAACATTAGCAATAATAATCAAGGCATCAGCAATCCCGACATGATATCGCCCACAATAATGGCAAAGTTTTTGGAGGACGAACTGAAGGCGAATGAGGTGAAACACTGCGATACGTGTCAGTGCAGCAAACAGGATCTGCAGGTCCTGGCCGATGTGTCTCGTTCCTATTCGGTGGCCACCCAAACGCCCCATCAGTTGCAGCTCCAAGCATCCGGATTGAATGAACCACTGACAACAACCCAACTTTGCCTGAGATGCCACAGCAATCTTAACTCCCCGTCGCGCACCAACAGTCCATATCTGATGAAGATGGTCAAGTCCAGTGACTCCGTTATATCAGAGACCAAGAGTTCCGTTTCGGATCTGAACGACATGGACAAGCTGTTTATACCGGCCAAGAAGGATGACCTAATGGTGAATCCCATACTGGGACATCATCGACTCTGCGAAAGAACTGCGATTGCGGGACAGAGTGCAGAGTTTGGCAATGGAAAGCTGACCACCTCTACGATGATGTATCCCACCACACATTTGGGTGCCTATGCAGCGGAGAAGTATCTGCTGGAGACGAGTAATCTTGGCCAGCTGCGGAATGGCTATCAAAGGCGGTTTCTGGACGGCGGTGGAACTGCCCTGCAACTCCTAAACAAATACGAAGCCAGTGCCGTGGGCGTAGTCCATGGCGAGCTGGAGGATGAGTCCAGCAAGCCGCTGCTGTCGGGTGTCTCGCAACCCAGTCTGCTGGAAGCGGAGCAAACTGCTCCTCAGCAATCGGTGGTTCCTGCTAAGCTGGAAGATGTCTGCGAGCCGCAGCCCAATAAGCCAGTTGCTCCATCCGCTCCTCCAGGAAGCACTGCGTCTGCTGTCCCACCATCGGGCACGCAGTTGAAGTCCACCAACTCGGGAAGCGTCCAGAGCCTGTGGAGCAACAAGACCAGCAGTTGCGAGGGCGCCAAAATGTTCGAGACTTTCAACAGGAATCTCATCAAAACGATCAAG GCGGAGAATCCCAAGTACCGAGGTCCTCGTCTGTGCGCCATGCGAATACAGCAGAATGGCCAGAGCAACATCCTGCTGGACAATCTCGAGTCCATAGAGACCTACACGCCAGTGATCTACAAGCGGCGAGAGAAGCTGCTGGACGAGGAGCTCAACGATGGCAAGGACATCATCACCAGCAAGGAGAGCAATGCCCAGTCGGTGGTGGAAGCATGGCAaggacctgccgctccacacGAGAATGTCGCCCTTCAGCCGGTGCTCGAACCGCAGGTGGAAACTGCAGAGCTGGAGCCAGTGGAGATCAAGCCCGGTGAACAGGCCACCAATCCCGGTGTGAACTCACCCAAGCACTCGGCTAACTCCAGTTCCATAAGCGATGCCATCGACTACCAGGAAAGTGTCCTTCTCAGGCGCCAGCAACTTAGCAGAGTGGCGGAATGGGTGCAGCATAATAcgcagcagctggagcagagAAATCTGCAGCAGGCTCCGCCCACCAGTGACTCCAATTCCGGAACGGAAAGACAATCCTCGTACTCCACGCTCGACCGCATGGACTCCATATCCATAGAGAAACTCTCGATGGATTCCGGCTACAAGACCACACCGCAACAACTAACCAATGGTTATCCGGAAAAGTCTACGGAGGATTCCCTTTCGCCCAAGACCGACATCACCAGCAATTCCTTGCCGGAAAATCCATCGGCCAGCGTTGTGCCGCCCAAGAAAACGGAGCTGTGCACCACGTACTACCGGAGAACCACAAGATCGGGACTACCAGTGGCATATACCACGGTGGCCGGCGCGCCAGTCGACTCAAGTCCGCCCGGTGAGTCCACATCCTCCGGTTCAGAGGCACTCATCTGCCCCGAACAGCCCACGTGTGATATACTCAACTACAAGTACTATCCCAATGACACGGACAAAACGCGATCCGTGCAAGCGGAGCTGCACACGACCACCCAGAACGTGGACATTGCCCAGATGGAGTACAATGTGAAGCAGTTCCTGCTGAAGCAAAACGAGTGGTCCATGAATGGCGGAGCAGCTGGTGCCACTCCCAGTGCGGTGCTACAAGGATCTGGAGCAGCTGCTCGCATGCTGCAGCGCAGGATTTTGGGTCCTGGCGTGGGTGAGCGGGTGAGGATGGCCACGCCCGGTGGAGCTGTGGCCaccaaaaccaacaaaaccACCAGCCAGTCATCCAACAACCTGACGCCCCACAGAACTGAAACGAATTTATAA
- the LOC120448291 gene encoding 20-hydroxyecdysone protein produces MKPVALILLFLAISQARVLNLPQEAIDIPVAIVEDKQPPVALPLVKEEVKEAAQPEEGKPIVQEEKAKYLDEEVKPEIKEIKEQLNDLETKPLEIKEKPLEIEEKPLEIKEKPLNIEQKPREIKEEAQLPEIKQETPEIKQETPEIKQETAEIKQETEEIKKETADIKEEPAQNILKSLPAEEAVVVPAEELSPNPLEQEQSENQDAAHPQVRQATQATPTQQSTTQGNFVQQLIQNSPIGQFLNQFQPQPAAAAPAPAQAQADDAAAAAAPATPAPTVPGFLNPQAAITSAQQAVQNAAQSAVNATTQAFQGIQQFASNLGNQFQNTLSSLTGQQQQQAVSTTPRPPGPIQQFVNNVFGGNNNATAAAPPAQQSGNPLQGIINFLGGNRPQNAPAAAPATQVTDKPAVDDKIDPAKDDEVAEFVPDSENEVRASGESIDDSFEEAGVPANEVIVVNDDAGEDGNAVQNYPVATDAVAL; encoded by the coding sequence ATGAAGCCCGTTGCCTTGATCCTGCTCTTTCTGGCCATCAGCCAGGCCAGAGTGCTGAATTTGCCCCAGGAGGCGATCGATATTCCTGTGGCCATTGTCGAGGATAAGCAGCCACCAGTAGCATTACCTTTGGTCAAGGAGGAGGTGAAGGAGGCAGCTCAGCCAGAGGAGGGGAAGCCAATTGTCCAAGAAGAAAAAGCCAAGTATCTTGATGAGGAAGTGAAGCCAGAAATCAAGGAGATCAAGGAGCAGCTCAATGATCTTGAGACAAAACCCCTGGAGATTAAGGAAAAACCGCTGGAGATTGAGGAAAAACCCCTGGAGATTAAGGAAAAACCTCTGAATATTGAGCAGAAGCCTCGGGAGATCAAGGAAGAAGCTCAGCTGCCAGAAATCAAACAGGAGACTCCAGAAATCAAACAGGAAACTCCAGAAATCAAACAAGAGACAGCAGAAATCAAACAGGAGACTGAAGAAATCAAAAAGGAGACTGCAGATATCAAAGAAGAGCCTGCCCAGAATATTTTGAAATCTCTGCCAGCCGAAGAGGCCGTTGTTGTGCCCGCCGAGGAGCTGTCCCCGAATCCgttggagcaggagcagtCGGAGAACCAGGACGCCGCCCATCCTCAGGTCCGTCAAGCCACccaggccacgcccacccagcAGAGCACCACCCAGGGCAACTTTGTGCAGCAGTTGATCCAGAACTCACCCATTGGCCAGTTCCTGAATCAGTTCCAGCCGCAGCCAGCTGCTGccgctccagctccagctcaaGCCCAGGCggatgatgctgctgctgctgcggcaccTGCAACTCCGGCACCCACGGTGCCTGGTTTCCTCAATCCCCAGGCTGCCATCACCTCCGCCCAACAGGCTGTGCAAAATGCCGCCCAGAGTGCCGTCAATGCCACCACTCAGGCTTTCCAGGGCATCCAGCAGTTCGCCAGCAACTTGGGCAATCAGTTCCAGAACACGCTGTCCAGTTTGAcgggccagcagcagcagcaggcggtgTCCACCACTCCGCGTCCACCGGGTCCCATCCAGCAGTTCGTCAACAATGTGTTtggtggcaacaacaatgccacGGCCGCTGCTCCGCCTGCCCAGCAAAGTGGCAATCCCCTGCAGGGTATCATCAACTTCCTGGGTGGCAATCGTCCACAGAATGCCCCAGCTGCCGCTCCAGCTACTCAGGTCACCGACAAGCCCGCCGTCGATGACAAAATCGATCCTGCCAAGGATGATGAGGTGGCTGAATTTGTGCCGGATTCCGAGAATGAGGTGCGTGCGAGTGGCGAGAGCATTGATGATTCCTTCGAGGAGGCTGGTGTTCCTGCCAACGAGGTTATTGTGGTCAACGATGATGCCGGCGAGGATGGCAATGCTGTCCAGAATTATCCGGTGGCCACCGATGCAGTGGCTCTCTAA